From Desulfovibrio oxyclinae DSM 11498, a single genomic window includes:
- a CDS encoding hybrid sensor histidine kinase/response regulator: MTPRTYGSRFILASFFAVIILLYAGAVGVTIFVVSDTLEMQEKNLLENARHTGRHLELRQRHFVEDLKSFTALGFFEGFIDSEDSMDQATARLKRFYARHQNQIRRITVQDTNGRWASILRTQDNYYLISRDQEYGPLLYRNKTFKTFRQGEEASHVIPVMNEKGRVDYRVIVTTSLPDMFRSELGHIYLTPNSRLWVTDCSGSIIYSSDQESGRTFSGLIPEAVADDIASEICMGYEGRRQHAVDGDDSTFLTSFYPIRTASDTFGLAFSMNRSSLYGNILDEALALAGLFSIALVVSVIFFRTLLRQREEAAKQAGIASKAKSRFLANVSHEIRTPMNAISGMAQLLDRDTTLNESQRENVRMILTATDNMMEIINDVLDISRIEEGRLDLAPVPADLRRMVSELVEMHAVTAQQKGVQVEKVFKDTPRWVRVDPLRLRQVLINLIGNAVKYTDVGTVTVTVADEGAGHKVGTRKVRFTVSDSGVGISDEDMERIFTPFTQGSDETRRYGGSGLGLAISNRLLRLMGSHIEATSAPGRGSTFEFTLELSPAEPATTKAAAAEKEHSSMDETRVLIAEDMPMNRLLLEKSLGSMGIRNVECVGNGEEAVEKALSGQYDYILMDVRMPVMDGLEASRRIRSAGIETPIIALTAQAMEEDRKACLDAGMNAYLPKPYKLDDLREIFEK; this comes from the coding sequence GTGACCCCGCGCACCTATGGCTCCCGCTTTATTCTTGCGAGTTTTTTTGCCGTAATCATTCTGCTTTATGCCGGTGCGGTGGGCGTAACCATTTTCGTGGTCTCCGATACGCTGGAGATGCAGGAAAAAAATCTTCTGGAGAATGCGCGGCACACCGGCCGCCATCTGGAACTGCGCCAGCGACATTTCGTGGAAGACCTCAAGAGCTTCACCGCGCTGGGATTCTTCGAGGGCTTCATCGACAGCGAAGACAGCATGGATCAGGCGACGGCCCGGCTCAAGCGATTCTACGCGCGCCATCAGAACCAGATTCGCCGGATAACGGTTCAGGACACCAATGGCCGCTGGGCCAGCATCCTCAGGACGCAGGACAATTATTATCTCATTTCCCGCGACCAGGAGTACGGCCCGCTGCTCTACCGCAACAAGACGTTCAAGACCTTCAGGCAGGGCGAAGAGGCCAGCCACGTCATTCCCGTCATGAACGAAAAAGGCCGGGTGGACTACCGCGTCATCGTCACCACAAGCCTTCCGGACATGTTCCGGTCCGAACTCGGACACATCTACCTGACACCGAACAGCAGACTCTGGGTCACGGACTGCTCCGGCAGCATCATCTATTCCAGCGATCAAGAGTCAGGAAGGACTTTCAGCGGTCTCATTCCCGAGGCCGTTGCCGACGACATCGCCTCGGAAATATGCATGGGCTATGAAGGGCGCAGGCAGCACGCGGTGGACGGCGACGACAGCACCTTCCTCACCTCGTTTTATCCGATCCGCACCGCCAGCGACACTTTCGGGCTGGCGTTTTCCATGAACCGCAGCTCGCTGTACGGAAACATCCTCGACGAAGCGCTCGCACTGGCAGGACTCTTTTCCATAGCGCTCGTCGTTTCCGTCATTTTTTTCCGTACGCTGCTGCGACAACGCGAGGAGGCTGCAAAACAGGCCGGCATCGCCAGCAAGGCCAAGAGCCGATTCCTCGCCAACGTCAGCCACGAAATTCGCACGCCCATGAACGCCATCTCGGGGATGGCCCAGCTTCTGGACCGCGACACGACGCTGAACGAATCCCAGCGGGAAAACGTGCGCATGATTCTTACTGCCACCGACAACATGATGGAAATCATCAACGACGTGCTGGACATTTCGCGCATTGAGGAAGGCAGGCTGGACCTCGCACCGGTCCCCGCCGACCTGCGCCGGATGGTTTCGGAGCTGGTAGAGATGCATGCGGTGACGGCGCAACAGAAAGGCGTACAGGTGGAAAAGGTTTTCAAGGACACCCCGCGATGGGTGCGCGTCGATCCCCTGCGCCTGCGTCAGGTCCTCATCAATCTCATCGGAAACGCCGTGAAGTACACCGACGTTGGCACGGTTACCGTGACCGTGGCGGACGAAGGAGCCGGACACAAGGTGGGCACTCGCAAGGTCCGCTTCACAGTGAGCGACAGCGGCGTAGGCATCTCCGACGAGGACATGGAACGCATCTTCACCCCCTTTACGCAGGGCAGCGACGAGACGAGACGTTACGGCGGTTCGGGCCTCGGCCTTGCCATCTCCAATCGGCTGCTGCGCCTCATGGGCAGTCACATCGAAGCCACCAGCGCGCCCGGTCGCGGCAGCACTTTCGAATTCACTCTTGAGCTTTCACCGGCCGAGCCCGCCACGACAAAGGCTGCTGCCGCCGAGAAGGAGCATTCATCCATGGACGAGACCCGCGTTCTCATAGCCGAAGACATGCCCATGAACCGCCTGCTGCTTGAAAAAAGCCTCGGCTCCATGGGCATCCGCAACGTCGAATGCGTCGGCAACGGCGAAGAAGCGGTGGAAAAGGCCCTGAGCGGTCAGTACGACTATATCCTGATGGACGTCCGAATGCCGGTCATGGATGGTCTCGAAGCGTCCCGGCGCATCCGGTCCGCAGGCATCGAGACGCCCATCATCGCACTCACGGCACAGGCGATGGAAGAAGACCGTAAAGCCTGTCTGGACGCAGGGATGAACGCTTATCTGCCCAAGCCGTACAAACTGGATGACCTTCGCGAAATATTTGAGAAGTAA
- a CDS encoding Hpt domain-containing protein: MLRKITQEYYIREFQLGPEDVDDLIQAAESTLRDSVAALSKCIAEDASEQSVREAAHALKGNLMNMGLEPQAEQARLIEAASGDLDEAAPLFEKLRQELGTF, translated from the coding sequence ATGTTACGCAAGATCACTCAGGAATATTACATCCGTGAATTCCAGCTGGGCCCCGAGGATGTGGATGATTTGATTCAGGCGGCGGAGAGCACCCTGCGTGACAGCGTCGCGGCACTGTCAAAGTGCATTGCGGAGGACGCATCGGAACAGTCGGTTCGCGAAGCGGCTCACGCGCTCAAGGGGAACCTGATGAACATGGGCCTTGAACCGCAGGCCGAACAGGCACGGCTCATTGAAGCCGCTTCCGGCGACCTGGACGAAGCTGCGCCGCTTTTCGAGAAGCTCCGGCAGGAACTGGGCACATTTTGA
- a CDS encoding hybrid sensor histidine kinase/response regulator — MNHRPNVLLVDDQKLTHALIGKALAEMDLSLMSATSGREALGIIRETDVSLVLMDLMMPGMDGIETAKRIREAMAPRLVPVIFITAASPNEDSVRRAYEMGAVDFLYKPVSPSVLKAKVGVFTELHRQRMELEQRQEEYRDIIEAVATGMLTVDMQWRVAEANGSACAQFQIPRDEFIGTPVEDILGCEGQELTEEVSGLLDNNVAFAMETLGHRSDGSHFNADLRGTAIMAHGEPCILMCVNDVSAYKRQETTCASDPAEGLVRPGDRHPGPDSLHECTPSLDHPAILEAVPIPIYFKDIQGVIVGCNRAFLEVFERGRDELVGKTVHELLPEQTAQSFELADQGLLSGHAKLQSVHAEVTNSHGTPLRMVFQKTVYSTDEASPAGIVGIITEVTKKDESASPVQDRDHLFEAVLSGMKAALLLYDQETGIVEEVNNVAEELLETPRNEMIGHPFTDITCPRLTCRDCDMCRSTQEPLLLNEMDTRLRRRDGITVPIHRSVFRISMGGRDKSVVIMFDNSRRKLLEQRLTRAQKLESLGTLASGIAHEINTPIQYVGDNLRFLEEAAGDLFAMLDTVEKRRAGLSNDYPDILEAIDRRDYPFFKQDVPESIGQSLDGINKVSSVVKSMMQFSQPGSGRRCRHDLNTAVQDTINVTRSAWTSCARVVTDLDDSLPNILCDPSEINQVILNLLMNATHAMADRYGEQCDERGVITISTRHAGDAAELTVEDTGIGIPDEIMDKIFDPFFTTKSVGRGTGQGLSIVHTAVVERHSGSIDIISTPGEGTQVRILLPFSQEKEGSSQ, encoded by the coding sequence ATGAACCATCGACCGAATGTACTGCTCGTTGACGACCAGAAGCTCACCCACGCGCTGATAGGCAAAGCGCTTGCCGAAATGGACCTCTCGCTCATGAGTGCCACCTCGGGACGCGAGGCGCTCGGCATCATCCGCGAAACCGATGTCTCGCTGGTGCTGATGGACCTCATGATGCCCGGCATGGACGGCATTGAGACCGCAAAGCGCATCCGCGAAGCCATGGCCCCGCGCCTTGTGCCGGTCATTTTCATCACCGCCGCCTCCCCCAACGAGGATTCGGTGCGGCGCGCTTACGAGATGGGAGCCGTGGACTTTCTTTACAAGCCGGTCTCCCCTTCCGTGCTCAAGGCAAAGGTGGGAGTGTTCACAGAACTGCACCGCCAGCGCATGGAGCTTGAACAGCGTCAGGAAGAATACCGCGACATCATCGAGGCGGTGGCAACGGGTATGCTGACCGTTGACATGCAGTGGCGCGTGGCCGAGGCCAACGGCTCGGCATGTGCGCAGTTCCAGATCCCTCGGGACGAGTTCATCGGCACTCCGGTGGAAGATATTCTCGGCTGCGAAGGACAGGAACTCACCGAGGAGGTTTCCGGCCTGCTGGACAACAACGTGGCCTTCGCCATGGAGACCCTCGGCCATCGCAGCGACGGAAGCCACTTCAACGCCGACCTGCGCGGAACCGCCATTATGGCACACGGGGAGCCCTGCATCCTGATGTGCGTCAATGATGTTTCAGCCTACAAGCGACAGGAAACCACCTGCGCCTCGGATCCCGCCGAGGGCCTTGTCCGTCCGGGAGACAGACATCCCGGCCCGGATTCGCTGCACGAATGCACCCCCTCGCTGGATCATCCCGCCATCCTCGAAGCGGTCCCTATCCCAATTTATTTCAAGGACATTCAAGGCGTTATCGTGGGCTGCAATCGGGCGTTCCTCGAAGTTTTCGAGCGAGGCCGAGACGAACTCGTTGGCAAGACAGTCCACGAACTCCTGCCTGAGCAGACCGCACAGAGCTTCGAGCTTGCCGATCAGGGCCTGCTTTCCGGGCACGCCAAACTGCAAAGCGTCCACGCAGAGGTGACAAACAGCCACGGTACGCCGTTGCGAATGGTTTTCCAGAAGACCGTTTACAGCACGGATGAGGCCTCGCCAGCAGGCATCGTGGGCATCATCACCGAGGTAACCAAGAAGGACGAAAGCGCCAGCCCGGTTCAGGACAGAGATCACCTCTTCGAGGCTGTCCTTTCCGGCATGAAGGCGGCGCTGTTGCTGTACGATCAGGAGACCGGAATCGTCGAGGAAGTCAACAACGTTGCCGAGGAACTGCTGGAGACGCCACGAAACGAAATGATTGGTCACCCGTTCACGGATATCACGTGTCCTCGGCTGACATGCCGAGACTGCGACATGTGTCGCAGTACGCAGGAGCCTTTGCTGCTCAACGAAATGGATACACGCCTGAGGCGCCGCGACGGCATTACAGTGCCTATCCACCGCTCAGTATTCCGAATCTCCATGGGCGGCCGGGACAAATCCGTGGTGATCATGTTCGACAACTCCCGCCGCAAGCTGCTGGAACAACGGCTCACCCGAGCCCAGAAGCTTGAATCCCTCGGCACCCTTGCCAGTGGCATAGCCCATGAGATCAACACACCCATTCAGTATGTGGGCGACAACCTGCGTTTTCTCGAAGAGGCGGCCGGAGACCTTTTTGCCATGCTCGATACCGTGGAAAAGCGACGCGCGGGCCTGAGCAATGACTATCCCGACATTCTGGAGGCCATCGACCGCAGGGACTACCCCTTCTTCAAGCAGGACGTTCCGGAATCCATTGGACAGTCGCTGGACGGCATCAACAAGGTTTCCTCGGTGGTCAAAAGCATGATGCAGTTTTCGCAACCGGGCAGCGGACGACGTTGCCGACATGACCTGAACACGGCCGTGCAGGACACCATCAACGTCACCAGAAGCGCATGGACGAGTTGCGCACGTGTCGTCACCGACCTTGACGACTCACTTCCCAACATCCTGTGCGACCCCAGCGAAATCAATCAGGTCATCCTCAACCTGCTCATGAACGCGACGCACGCCATGGCGGACAGGTATGGCGAACAATGCGATGAACGCGGTGTCATCACCATATCCACGCGCCACGCGGGCGACGCGGCGGAGCTGACAGTGGAAGACACCGGCATAGGCATCCCCGACGAAATCATGGACAAGATCTTCGACCCGTTCTTCACAACCAAGTCGGTCGGGAGGGGAACCGGGCAGGGCCTCAGCATCGTCCACACGGCAGTGGTCGAGAGACACTCGGGCAGCATAGACATCATCTCCACTCCCGGTGAAGGAACGCAGGTTCGTATTTTGCTGCCGTTCTCGCAGGAAAAGGAGGGAAGCAGCCAATGA
- a CDS encoding response regulator — protein MKHVLFVDDDKNVLSGLRRMLRGIRKEWDMDFAPGGAEALDMLEEKEYDLVISDMRMPGMDGAQLLQKVQERSPETVRIILSGHSEPTVVMRSVRTAHQFLSKPCSSEQLLKTLEDSYRLRQLLSNPRIKAAISGVETLPSIPDLYDRILREIERPGSSLDEVGEIIAEDVGMTAMILKMVNSSFFGFFREITTPGQAVSLLGVEVVKALVLSAHLFSSFDAKKAAPSFSMAKFRSHSLMVSKLSEAIAEHEGRNKQEREQCSVAGMLHDMGKLLLSTQTPTQYEEILSAAGAADMPEHEAEQRLLQTTHGEVGAYLLGLWGVHGEILESVAFHHVPETCPSQAFTPLAAVHAADYFEHKHLDIQGETACELNMQFLEQCGLAHRVPQWDSLCSRIIEEVKANDE, from the coding sequence ATGAAGCACGTATTGTTCGTCGATGACGACAAGAACGTTCTCAGCGGCCTGCGGCGAATGCTCAGGGGCATCCGCAAGGAATGGGACATGGACTTCGCGCCCGGCGGCGCGGAAGCTCTGGATATGCTGGAAGAGAAGGAATACGACCTCGTCATCAGCGACATGCGCATGCCGGGGATGGACGGCGCACAACTTCTGCAAAAGGTTCAGGAGCGTTCGCCCGAGACCGTAAGGATCATCCTTTCGGGACACTCCGAGCCCACCGTGGTCATGCGTTCGGTCCGGACCGCGCACCAGTTCCTGAGCAAGCCCTGCTCTTCCGAGCAGCTTCTGAAAACACTTGAAGATTCCTACCGTCTCCGGCAGCTGCTCAGCAATCCGCGCATCAAGGCCGCCATTTCCGGCGTGGAAACATTGCCCAGCATCCCGGACCTGTATGACAGGATACTTAGGGAGATCGAGCGGCCGGGGTCCTCGCTGGACGAAGTGGGGGAGATCATCGCGGAAGACGTGGGTATGACGGCCATGATCCTCAAAATGGTCAACTCCTCGTTTTTCGGGTTCTTCCGGGAGATCACTACCCCCGGACAGGCTGTGAGCCTGCTCGGCGTGGAGGTGGTCAAGGCGCTGGTCCTGAGCGCCCATCTCTTTTCATCCTTCGACGCCAAGAAAGCGGCGCCTTCGTTTTCCATGGCGAAATTTCGTTCCCACAGCCTCATGGTATCCAAGCTCAGTGAGGCCATCGCGGAGCATGAAGGACGAAACAAACAGGAACGCGAGCAATGCTCTGTGGCGGGCATGCTGCACGACATGGGCAAGCTGCTCCTGAGCACCCAGACGCCGACACAGTACGAGGAGATTCTATCGGCGGCCGGAGCCGCAGACATGCCGGAGCACGAAGCCGAGCAGCGACTGCTTCAGACCACCCACGGCGAGGTCGGGGCTTACCTGCTCGGTCTTTGGGGTGTTCACGGTGAAATACTGGAAAGTGTCGCCTTCCACCATGTGCCGGAAACCTGCCCCTCCCAAGCATTCACTCCACTCGCCGCAGTTCACGCAGCCGACTATTTCGAACACAAGCATCTGGACATTCAAGGAGAGACCGCCTGCGAGCTGAATATGCAGTTCCTTGAGCAGTGCGGGCTCGCCCACCGGGTTCCGCAGTGGGATTCCCTGTGCTCACGAATCATCGAAGAGGTGAAGGCAAATGACGAATAA
- a CDS encoding HD domain-containing phosphohydrolase: protein MTNNTVLFVDDEPNILASFRRSLGRKFSIDLAQGPEEALEKIQKNDPYAVVVSDLKMPKMNGIDLLTRVKSISPDTVRVILTGHANLDSAISAVNEGSVFRFLTKPCDTDILVKTVNASIKQYRLVTAEKELLRGTLRGSVKLLTDILALVTPEAFGRTERIKQIVLGTATEAKLDNPWRYELAAMLSMIGYISVDPEILDKKFNNEELTPEEEQMLTMHSAVATGLLANIPRMQEVIDAIASQDDRFDENPDQPVGGRLLRLAGDFESLERSGLDKDEAMDHMRSDEDRYDPMLLRALERMIFAEEGLVPMSLTFKELRVGMLLTANVTTEDGVLLMAKGQELNEVGLLRLQNFARNNSIKEPIEVRVSLDRVKQSGKAQPPS from the coding sequence ATGACGAATAACACCGTTTTGTTCGTGGATGACGAACCGAACATTCTCGCCAGTTTTCGGCGCAGCCTCGGCAGGAAGTTTTCCATAGATCTGGCGCAAGGCCCGGAAGAGGCACTGGAAAAAATCCAGAAAAACGACCCTTACGCCGTGGTCGTCAGCGACCTCAAGATGCCCAAGATGAACGGCATCGACCTGCTGACGCGGGTCAAGAGCATCTCTCCGGATACCGTGCGCGTCATTCTGACCGGCCACGCCAACCTCGATTCGGCCATCTCCGCCGTGAACGAAGGAAGCGTCTTCCGGTTTCTGACCAAACCCTGCGACACCGACATCCTCGTCAAGACAGTAAATGCGTCAATCAAGCAGTACCGACTGGTCACTGCGGAAAAGGAATTGCTCAGGGGCACGCTTCGGGGCAGCGTCAAGCTTCTTACCGATATACTTGCGCTGGTCACGCCGGAGGCATTCGGGCGCACTGAACGCATCAAGCAGATAGTCCTCGGGACCGCCACCGAAGCCAAGCTGGACAACCCGTGGCGCTACGAGCTGGCCGCCATGCTCTCCATGATCGGCTATATTTCCGTGGACCCCGAGATTCTCGACAAGAAATTCAACAACGAAGAACTTACCCCCGAAGAAGAACAAATGCTCACCATGCACAGCGCGGTTGCCACCGGACTTCTGGCCAATATCCCGCGTATGCAGGAAGTCATCGACGCCATTGCCTCACAGGATGACCGGTTCGATGAAAACCCGGACCAACCGGTCGGTGGTCGCCTTCTGCGGCTGGCGGGGGACTTCGAAAGCCTTGAACGTTCCGGTCTGGACAAGGATGAAGCCATGGACCACATGCGCTCCGACGAGGACCGGTACGACCCCATGCTGCTCCGGGCGCTTGAGCGCATGATCTTCGCCGAGGAGGGCCTTGTCCCCATGAGCCTCACCTTCAAGGAGCTCAGGGTAGGTATGCTGCTTACGGCGAACGTTACTACCGAGGACGGAGTGCTGCTCATGGCCAAGGGGCAGGAACTCAACGAAGTGGGTCTGCTCAGGCTTCAAAACTTTGCCCGCAACAACAGTATAAAAGAACCCATCGAGGTACGGGTGTCGCTTGACCGGGTAAAGCAATCGGGGAAGGCCCAGCCCCCCTCCTGA
- a CDS encoding ATP-binding protein: MSAFKKRSGTNMPNTMGVLSRRFYKTQILSVGIILLIFTLLYIAVNGYRLRTQIDNRIEGISGLASTSLTSAVWQVDHASIRDFVDALFLDKNVVYVSVITDERNVIKRVRTPYRGMDFTDFAQDSGFLTRSVEIKKYSEWIGTFRVVVTLESIWFEVAVNAGISLILAVVLVSVISLTSIMFTRRKIFLRLTTLATTARSIADGNTDSPIEDTANDEIGELAGALEDMRHSLSSLILSLREANVKLRNQSATLEAEVKERTLELEKKNESLNTALRDASEARLQAEQASRAKSEFLAGMSHEIRTPMNAIIGMAESLTETGLDETQLEYVDVLKHAGTSLLTLIDDILDLSRVESGRMDLENIDFRLKAVVERSVAQVRPKAAHKGLSLQSEISHDLPETLIGDPTRLGQVLINLLDNAIKFTPEGEVRISMHPSGEHGDMLLATVSDTGIGIPADKLESIFESFTQADGSTTRQFGGTGLGLSICRKLVKLMGGRIWAESEQGKGTSFFFTIPLRKSAAPPLREEAQSIEQPNLQPCRILLVEDSHYNTFVVQTYLKDTPCTVTEASNGQEGVEAFERDDFDLIIMDMQMPVMDGFTAMGTIRELERQNDLPRIPILAMTAHALAYEAERCITAGADMHLPKPVLKHQLIRAIHELCHRKQKPEDNRAAEKLPANDTPPEIQALAPRFLESMLMELGKCSPKAFSGDTEDLRRFLHKLEGEAGAFGFPDLDKRAKRLHRAARADDIETITALLPQLKVEMEQLLESVRKQQETSS, encoded by the coding sequence TTGTCCGCGTTCAAAAAGCGCAGCGGCACGAACATGCCGAACACCATGGGAGTGCTGAGCAGGCGCTTTTACAAGACCCAGATACTCAGCGTCGGCATCATCCTGCTGATCTTCACGCTGTTGTATATCGCGGTAAACGGTTACCGACTGCGTACGCAGATCGACAACCGCATCGAAGGCATCAGCGGTCTTGCTTCCACCAGCCTCACCTCCGCGGTCTGGCAGGTGGACCACGCCTCCATTCGAGACTTCGTGGATGCCCTCTTCCTCGACAAGAACGTTGTCTACGTCAGCGTCATCACCGACGAACGAAACGTCATCAAGCGCGTGCGCACCCCGTACCGCGGCATGGATTTTACGGATTTCGCACAGGACTCCGGCTTTTTGACCCGCAGCGTGGAGATCAAGAAGTATTCGGAATGGATCGGCACCTTCCGGGTCGTCGTCACGCTTGAGAGCATCTGGTTCGAGGTGGCGGTCAACGCCGGAATCTCGTTGATTCTTGCGGTCGTACTGGTCTCGGTAATTTCCCTGACCAGCATCATGTTCACCCGGCGGAAGATTTTCCTGCGACTCACGACCCTCGCCACCACCGCACGATCCATTGCCGACGGCAACACCGACTCGCCCATCGAAGACACGGCCAACGACGAGATCGGCGAACTTGCCGGGGCACTGGAAGATATGCGCCATTCCCTGAGTTCGCTCATCCTCAGCCTGCGCGAAGCCAACGTCAAGCTGCGCAACCAGTCCGCCACGCTCGAAGCCGAGGTCAAGGAACGCACGCTCGAACTGGAGAAGAAGAACGAGTCGCTGAACACGGCCCTGCGCGATGCGAGCGAGGCGCGCCTTCAGGCGGAACAGGCCAGCCGAGCCAAAAGTGAATTTCTCGCGGGCATGAGCCATGAAATCCGCACGCCCATGAACGCCATCATCGGCATGGCCGAGAGCCTGACCGAAACGGGCCTCGACGAAACGCAACTCGAATACGTGGATGTCCTCAAACACGCGGGCACGTCCCTGCTCACCCTCATTGACGACATCCTCGACCTTTCCCGCGTGGAATCCGGCAGGATGGATCTGGAAAATATCGATTTCCGCCTCAAGGCGGTGGTCGAACGCTCCGTGGCCCAGGTCCGCCCCAAAGCCGCCCACAAGGGGCTCTCCCTGCAAAGCGAAATCTCCCACGATCTGCCCGAAACCCTCATTGGCGACCCGACGCGACTGGGGCAAGTGCTCATCAACCTTCTGGACAACGCGATCAAGTTCACTCCGGAAGGCGAGGTGCGGATCAGCATGCACCCATCGGGCGAACACGGTGACATGCTCCTCGCAACAGTCTCCGACACCGGCATCGGCATTCCCGCCGACAAGCTGGAGTCGATCTTCGAGTCCTTCACGCAGGCAGACGGCTCCACTACGCGCCAGTTCGGCGGCACAGGACTTGGTCTTTCCATCTGCCGCAAGCTCGTCAAGCTCATGGGCGGCCGCATCTGGGCCGAAAGCGAACAGGGCAAGGGGACCAGCTTTTTCTTCACCATACCGCTTCGCAAAAGCGCGGCACCGCCACTGCGCGAAGAGGCTCAGTCCATCGAACAGCCGAATCTTCAACCCTGCCGGATCCTGCTGGTGGAAGACTCGCATTACAACACCTTCGTGGTGCAGACTTATCTCAAGGATACGCCCTGCACGGTGACCGAGGCCAGCAATGGTCAGGAAGGCGTCGAAGCGTTCGAACGCGACGACTTCGACCTCATCATCATGGACATGCAGATGCCGGTCATGGACGGCTTTACGGCAATGGGCACCATTCGGGAGCTTGAACGGCAAAACGACCTGCCAAGGATTCCAATTCTTGCCATGACCGCCCACGCCCTTGCCTACGAAGCGGAGCGGTGCATCACCGCGGGTGCCGACATGCACCTGCCAAAGCCGGTTCTCAAACATCAGCTCATCCGCGCCATCCACGAACTCTGCCACAGAAAACAAAAGCCCGAGGACAACCGGGCCGCGGAGAAACTGCCGGCAAATGACACTCCTCCGGAAATTCAGGCTCTGGCCCCCCGCTTCCTCGAAAGCATGCTCATGGAGCTTGGCAAATGCAGCCCAAAGGCGTTTTCCGGAGACACGGAAGACCTGCGACGCTTCCTGCACAAGCTTGAAGGCGAAGCCGGAGCGTTCGGTTTTCCCGACCTCGACAAGCGCGCCAAGCGGTTGCACCGTGCCGCAAGGGCCGATGATATCGAGACCATCACCGCCCTGCTCCCGCAACTCAAAGTGGAAATGGAACAACTGCTCGAATCCGTCCGGAAGCAGCAGGAAACCTCTTCATGA
- a CDS encoding alpha/beta hydrolase has product MSGLVIWSHGAEAPPWGTKSIRLAAIANEMGFEFQAPDFTDLSSPDDRTERLAALIDDRQPDVLAGSSMGGYASLAAGSNKVIPGLFLLAPALYMPGYAITEFSPKASAITVIHGWRDEVVPVENSIHFASKHLTNLHIIDADHRLAGRTNDIAELFRLFLASLPSHQS; this is encoded by the coding sequence ATGAGCGGACTCGTCATCTGGTCACACGGTGCTGAAGCTCCGCCGTGGGGAACCAAAAGCATCCGCCTCGCCGCAATAGCTAACGAGATGGGGTTCGAGTTTCAGGCACCGGATTTCACCGACCTGTCTAGTCCCGACGACAGAACCGAGCGCCTGGCGGCGCTGATCGACGATCGACAACCGGACGTTCTGGCCGGTTCGAGCATGGGTGGGTACGCCAGTCTCGCAGCCGGATCGAACAAAGTCATCCCGGGATTGTTCCTGCTGGCTCCGGCCCTGTACATGCCGGGGTATGCCATCACAGAGTTCAGCCCCAAGGCGAGCGCCATTACAGTAATACACGGTTGGCGTGACGAAGTGGTGCCGGTGGAAAACTCCATCCATTTTGCGAGCAAGCACTTGACCAACTTGCATATTATAGATGCAGACCATCGCCTCGCCGGGCGAACCAACGACATCGCCGAGCTGTTCAGACTGTTCCTCGCCTCCCTCCCGTCCCATCAGTCATAA